The following is a genomic window from uncultured Draconibacterium sp..
ACAAACCCGTTTTACCATGTCGGCACCAAGTGCCGTTGAGATGGGACAACAATTCAGGCTGAGCTTCCAACTAAATGCCAGAGGAACAAACTTACAGCTTCCTCCTGGATTAAACGACAATTTCCAGATTTTAATGGGACCAAGCACCAGTCAATCAATAAGTTCATCAACCATTAACGGGAAAACAACTTCGGAGGTAACTTTTTCCTACACATACATTCTTCGGCCCAAATCTGAAGGAACTTTCGAAATCCGCCCGGCATCAATCGAGGTAAGCGGGAAAGTTTTCGAATCCAATTCCGTGTCTATTCAGGTGGTAAAAGCACAATCGCAGCCCAGCCAATCACAGGCCGGAGCAGCCCAGCCACAACAGGGTACTGCGCAAAATGTAGAGCTCGACAAAGACAACCTTTTTGTGCGTGTTGATTTAAGCAAACGAAACGTTTATCGTGGCGAGCAAATTATTGCCACTGTAAAATTGTATGTAAATCCTAATATTCCGGTTCATGGTTTTGATGAAGTAAACTTACCGACTTACGAAGGTTTTTACACTCAGGACATTGACATTCCGCAGCAGATAAATTTCACCCGCGAGGTGTACAACGATAAAATTTACCAGGTTGGAACACTGAAAAAGACCATCCTTTTCCCACAACAAAACGGACGATTGACAATCAAGCCGTTTAGCATGGCGCTGTTAATTCGTCAGCGTGCGAAAGCACGTAGTTTTTTCGATGACTTTTTTGATAATTACCGAACTGTTAAAGCACGCGTTACCAGTGATGCGGTTGCAGTGAATGTAAAAGACCTGCCAACCGAACCAGCCAACTTTATGGGCGGTGTGGGTAATTTTAATGTATCATCTGAAATTAGTAGTACCAATGTAACTACCAACGATGCAGTTACCCTTACCATGAAAATCACCGGTAACGGAAATATTCGGTTAATACGTTCTCCAGAACTGGAATTGCCAAGTGATTTTGAAGTGTACGACCCTCGCGCAACCGATAATGTACAAACCAACGACAACGGTGTTTCGGGAACAAAAACCATCGAGTACCTCTTCCAGCCGCGTTTTGAGGGCGACTATGAAATCCCGCCGATCAAGTTTGCGTACTTTAATCCTTCAACAGGAAAGTATGTTACCAAATCAACCGATGCTTACACGCTGCATGTTGAAAAAGGAACTGAAGAACAATCAACAACGGTGATCAGCTCGCGCCGCAAAGAAGACCTGCAGCTGATCGGACAGGATATTCGCTTCATCAAGCAGGGAAAACCAATGTTGCAGGTGAAAGGATATACGTTCTACGGAAGTACGATCTTCTATTTGATTTACCTGATTAGTGCGGTGTTATTTGTAGTACTGTATTTTGTGTACCGCAAAAAGGCCCGCGAAAATGCCAACATAGCACTGGTACGAAATAAAAAAGCCAACCGCGTAGCAATAAAACGTTTGAAAGCTGCCGCCGGCTATATGAAACAAAACAACAACGAAGCATTCCACGAAGCAATTTTAAAAGCTTTCTGGGGCTATTTAAGCGATAAACTGGGTATTCCGGTGGCCGACCTGAACCGCGAAACTGCAGTGGCAAAACTGCAGGACAGAAATGTTGCCGAAGAGGTAATTAAAGACTTTGAAGATGTGGTTGACCAGTGCGAATTTGCTCGTTATGCTCCTTCCGGAGGCTCAGAAGCACGCCATGATTTGTATAAGAAGGCTGAGACGACAATGAGCCGTTTTGAAAAACAAATTAAACGCTAGAACAATGAAAAGAATTTTAATATTCATACTACTTATAGCTCCTATTTTTGTTTTCGCACAGGAAACAAACGAGCAACTTTGGGAGAAAGCCAATGCTTTTTATACCACCGAAGAATACCAGCAAGCCGTATCCACTTACGAGCAAATTTTAGCTACCGGAGAAGAATCGGCGAAAGTATATTTCAACCTGGGAAATGCCTATTTTAAAACCGGCGACATTAACAACGCCATTTTAAATTACGAACGCGCCAAAGTACTGGCACCAAACGACGAAGACATTGCTTTCAACCTTCAGGTTGCCAACCAGTATGTGGTTACACAAATCGAAGAATTACCAAAACCGTTTTACCTCCGTTGGAAAAACTCGGTGATTAACAAATACCCAACCGACACCTGGGCCTACATCAGTATTAGCACTTTTGTGCTGTTTTTATTGCTACTGGGTGCATTCTTATTCAGTAAAACAGTTGCAGTAAAACGCATTTCATTCTGGATCGGCATCTTCTCGGTTCTTTTCTCGGCATTTGCATTTTCACATGCAGCACAACAAAAAGCCAGAATCAATAACCGGAACACAGCCATTGTATTTTGCCCACGTGTAACAGTAAAAAGTTCGCCTAGCGAAACCGGCACCGATCTCTTTCTGATCTACGAAGGTTTAAAACTGGAAATTACCGATCAGCTGGACAGCTGGACAGAAATAAAACTGGCCGACGGAAACCAGGGATGGCTGCCCGATTCGTGTATCGAGAGGATTTAACCATTCGCCTTTCTTCCTATCCCCCACTTCTTTAACGTATCAGGAATTAAACAAAACAGTATTATTCTGCGTTGTTTAATTACGAGTAATACGCATATACTTTATTTTGTAAAAGTCCCTAACTAATCAAACTATTGAGATTTTAGTGCATTGATTTTTTATTAGCCGTCTGAGTTCCGCATTAAAACAACTCTGATTTTTAGCTAATTTCAAATCAAACTTATATTAATAGCAACAGTGGGAATAAACATGAAACCAGAATGTATATGAAATTGTATAACGCCTGTTCAATAAAGGTCTCGAAAGTTGTAACATCCAGTTACAGCACCTCTTTTTCGTATGCAACCAGTTTGTTGCAGAAACAGCATCGCGATGCTATTTACAGCATTTACGGCTTTGTTCGTTTGGCCGATGAGATTGTGGACACTTTTCATGATAACGACAAAGCCTATCTGCTCAATAAATTCGAAGAAGATTTTAAAGATGCCATGAAACGTGGAATTAGTCTAAATCCGGTTTTGCAGGCATTTCAGTACACTGTTAAGAAATATAATATCTCACTGAATCATGTTGATGCATTTCTTACTAGCATGAGATACGATCTTGAAAAAAAAGAATACAAAACAAAACTTGAGGCCGACCAATATATTTATGGCTCAGCTGATGTAGTTGGATTAATGTGTTTGAAAGTATTTTGCGACGGTGATCAGGAAAAATTCGACGAGTTAGTAACACCTGCAATGAAACTGGGATCAGCTTTTCAGAAAGTCAATTTTTTGCGCGACCTGCGTGAAGACACCGAAACTTTGGGCCGGAATTATTTCTCGGAATTGAACAACAAAGATTTTTGCGATAAAGAAAAGAAACGCATAATAAAAGATATTGAAGCCGATTTTGAAGCTGCCTACAAAGGCATAAAGAAGCTGCCCGGGAAATCGAAACTCGCTGTTTTGCTGGCTTATTATTATTACCGAGTACTACTTAACAAGTTAAAAGAAACTCCTGCCTCGGTAATTATGCAAAATCGTGTGCGAATTCCAAACTATAAAAAAATGCTGATCATGGTAAAAGCAAAAACACTCTATAATCTAGGACTCGTATGACGGACAACAAAAAAATAGATAAAGTTATCCTGGTCGACAAAAACGACAAGGTTCTTGGAGAAATGGAAAAGATGGAGGCGCACGTAAAAGGGCTGCTCCACCGTGCCATTTCTGTTTTTATAGTCAATTCGAAAGGTGAATGGCTGATTCACCAGCGGGCATTTAATAAATACCATTCCAACGGGCTTTGGACCAACACTTGTTGTAGTCACCCCTACCCTGAAGAAACCAGCGTTGATGCAGCCAACCGCAGATTAATGGAAGAGATGGGTATGAAAGCTCCCTTGCAGGAAATATTCGCGTTTACCTACAAAGAAGAATTGGACAACCAGCTTACTGAACACGAACTAGACCGTGTTTTTATTGGATTTAGCGATGAAAAGCCACAACCCAATGCCGATGAAGTTTCAAATTGGAAATACATCGACTTCGGGGAATTGAAAAAAGATATAAAGAACAATCCGCAGAATTATACCGTATGGTTTAAAAAGATATATAAACGAGTGGAAGAACATTTAAACGTAAAAACGTGAATATACTAATTGCCATAGCAGCCTTTTGTTTTATGGAATTTGTGGCCTGGTCGAACCATAAATTTGTTATGCATGGCTTTTTATGGAAATGGCACCGCGATCATCATGTGAACGACCACAAAAAAAATGCACCCCAAACTGAATTCTACAAACCCGGTTTTGAAAAGAACGATTATTTTTTTCTGGTGTATGCCATACCGGCAATCGTTGTTCTAATCATTGGTTTCTTTTTCAATATTTCAGCATTAATTGCACTGGGTATTGGCATTAGTTTGTACGGACTCACCTATTTTGCCATTCACGACGTAATGATACACCAACGACTCAACATTCCGTTTTTAACCAACACAAAAAATAAATACCTCAAGGCAGTGCGCGAGGCACACCTGGCACACCATCGGGGAAAAAACATCCGCGATTTCGACAACTATGGATTACTAATCTTTCAATCTCGCTTTTTAAAGAAATAAATGTCATTATACTTTATACTACTTACGGTCTCAGGCGCAGTGCCCTTGCTACTCAGTTTCGATAAACGACTGCAGTTTTACAAACAATGGAAATATGTTTTTCCGTCCATTTTGTTGGTGGCTTTGGTGTATATAATTTTCGATGTGAATTTCACAAACCAAGGCATTTGGGGCTTCAACCCGAAATATCTTTCCGGCATTTATTTATTTACGCTTCCATTGGAGGAAATTCTGTTCTTTATTGTTATTCCTTATGCCAGCATTTTCCTGCACGAATCTATCCGCGAATATTTTCCAAAGCTGGAAATACCAAAATCGTTGAATAAAGGATTGCTCATTGCTCTTATTCTAGTAAGCTTGTTGATCGCAGTTTTTAACGCCGATAAAAGTTACACGTTTTACATTTCGCAGAAGCTGGCAATTGCCTTGCTACTTGTTTTACTTTTAAGAAGCAGAATAACGCGTTCGTTTTTTATCACTTTCGGAATAATTCTTATTCCCTTTTTAATCGTGAATGGAATTTTAACCGGATCATTTATCGAAGGAGAAGTGGTTTGGTACAAAAACACCGAAAACCTGGAAGTAAGGATTTTTACTATTCCCATTGAAGATTTTGCTTATGCTTTTAGCATGATTCTCTATAATCTTTTGCTGATTGAACAACTAAAAAAAATCGTGGCAAAATGAGCAGCATAAAACATATCGCAATTTCAATGCAGACAAACTACCGGTATGTGGTACTTTTTCTGATCATTTTTTATGCGGTAGGCTTGGCAGGACTTTACATACCGGCTACCCGCCCGTTTTTTGTGCATCTAACACCATTTGCATTGCTACTGAGCAGCCTGATTGTGGCCTTGTTTCACAACAATTTTTCAGCGAAAACAATACTGATCTTTATATTTATTTACGCGGCAAGTTTTGTTGTTGAGCTAATTGGTGTAAATACCGGAAGTATTTTTGGGAACTACACCTATGGACACGGATTAGGTCCAAAACTATTTAACACACCACTTATAATCGGACTAAACTGGCTGTTGCTGGTTTATGTCTCCAACTCGGTAATGCAACGAACCGATTGGAACCCGATAGTAAAAGTTTTTGGGGCGTCCTTTCTACTGCTCGCCTACGATGTGCTTCTTGAACAAGTAGCGCCTCTATTAGCGATGTGGACTTTTAGTGAATCCACAGTACCGATACAAAATTATGTAGCCTGGTTTCTTTTGGCTTTGCTTTTTTCGTTGGTTATCAACCTTCTGGAAATAAATACAAAAAACAGGATAGCACCAATCGTTTTTGGAATTCAGGCTTTATTTTTTGCATCGTTAATCTTAACTTTAAACTAAAACATTGATTATAAAAGCTAAACATCACTTTTTTCTCGATCCGTTTTTCAGACACTATGTAATCTGGAAAATGAAACGACACTTTCAGTCGTTTTCCATTAATGGCGAAATACTAGACAGTGGATTGCCAATTCTTTTAATCTGTAATCACGTAAGTTGGTGGGATGGCATCTGGACGTTATATACAAATCAGCAACTGTTTAAACGCAAATACCATTTTATGATGTTGGAAGAAGAGCTCCGAAAAAACTGGTTTTTCGAATATACCGGTGGCTTTTCTATCAAAAAAGAATCTAAATCGATAATAGAAACACTTGATTACACGGCAGAACTACTTTCCGATAAAAACAACCTCATATTGATGTTTCCACAGGGAAATATCAAAAGCATCTACCAGAACAAATTTGTTTTCGAGAAGGGAATTGAAAAGATTTTGCAGCGAACAAAAAATGATATTCAGATCATTTTCCAGGCCAACCTCATCGACTATTTTGCCGATGCGAAACCCAATGCTTTTTTTAACCTGCACCACTACACCGGTGCATGGAATGGTACTGAAATTGAAAATGCATACAACACTTTCTACAATAAGTGCCTGAAACAACAAGCTAAAAAAGAAATTTAACGATGATAATTGCAGCGTGGATTATATTCATTTTTACGGTAATTCGACTTTGGGTTGTATTGCTGAATGCAATTTTCAGGCAGCCACTTCCCCATTGCCCTAAC
Proteins encoded in this region:
- the idi gene encoding isopentenyl-diphosphate Delta-isomerase yields the protein MTDNKKIDKVILVDKNDKVLGEMEKMEAHVKGLLHRAISVFIVNSKGEWLIHQRAFNKYHSNGLWTNTCCSHPYPEETSVDAANRRLMEEMGMKAPLQEIFAFTYKEELDNQLTEHELDRVFIGFSDEKPQPNADEVSNWKYIDFGELKKDIKNNPQNYTVWFKKIYKRVEEHLNVKT
- a CDS encoding 1-acyl-sn-glycerol-3-phosphate acyltransferase, whose translation is MKRHFQSFSINGEILDSGLPILLICNHVSWWDGIWTLYTNQQLFKRKYHFMMLEEELRKNWFFEYTGGFSIKKESKSIIETLDYTAELLSDKNNLILMFPQGNIKSIYQNKFVFEKGIEKILQRTKNDIQIIFQANLIDYFADAKPNAFFNLHHYTGAWNGTEIENAYNTFYNKCLKQQAKKEI
- a CDS encoding lycopene cyclase domain-containing protein, producing the protein MSLYFILLTVSGAVPLLLSFDKRLQFYKQWKYVFPSILLVALVYIIFDVNFTNQGIWGFNPKYLSGIYLFTLPLEEILFFIVIPYASIFLHESIREYFPKLEIPKSLNKGLLIALILVSLLIAVFNADKSYTFYISQKLAIALLLVLLLRSRITRSFFITFGIILIPFLIVNGILTGSFIEGEVVWYKNTENLEVRIFTIPIEDFAYAFSMILYNLLLIEQLKKIVAK
- a CDS encoding carotenoid biosynthesis protein — protein: MSSIKHIAISMQTNYRYVVLFLIIFYAVGLAGLYIPATRPFFVHLTPFALLLSSLIVALFHNNFSAKTILIFIFIYAASFVVELIGVNTGSIFGNYTYGHGLGPKLFNTPLIIGLNWLLLVYVSNSVMQRTDWNPIVKVFGASFLLLAYDVLLEQVAPLLAMWTFSESTVPIQNYVAWFLLALLFSLVINLLEINTKNRIAPIVFGIQALFFASLILTLN
- a CDS encoding squalene/phytoene synthase family protein; translated protein: MKLYNACSIKVSKVVTSSYSTSFSYATSLLQKQHRDAIYSIYGFVRLADEIVDTFHDNDKAYLLNKFEEDFKDAMKRGISLNPVLQAFQYTVKKYNISLNHVDAFLTSMRYDLEKKEYKTKLEADQYIYGSADVVGLMCLKVFCDGDQEKFDELVTPAMKLGSAFQKVNFLRDLREDTETLGRNYFSELNNKDFCDKEKKRIIKDIEADFEAAYKGIKKLPGKSKLAVLLAYYYYRVLLNKLKETPASVIMQNRVRIPNYKKMLIMVKAKTLYNLGLV
- a CDS encoding BatD family protein yields the protein MMKKLVIYIFLICAAIAARAEQTRFTMSAPSAVEMGQQFRLSFQLNARGTNLQLPPGLNDNFQILMGPSTSQSISSSTINGKTTSEVTFSYTYILRPKSEGTFEIRPASIEVSGKVFESNSVSIQVVKAQSQPSQSQAGAAQPQQGTAQNVELDKDNLFVRVDLSKRNVYRGEQIIATVKLYVNPNIPVHGFDEVNLPTYEGFYTQDIDIPQQINFTREVYNDKIYQVGTLKKTILFPQQNGRLTIKPFSMALLIRQRAKARSFFDDFFDNYRTVKARVTSDAVAVNVKDLPTEPANFMGGVGNFNVSSEISSTNVTTNDAVTLTMKITGNGNIRLIRSPELELPSDFEVYDPRATDNVQTNDNGVSGTKTIEYLFQPRFEGDYEIPPIKFAYFNPSTGKYVTKSTDAYTLHVEKGTEEQSTTVISSRRKEDLQLIGQDIRFIKQGKPMLQVKGYTFYGSTIFYLIYLISAVLFVVLYFVYRKKARENANIALVRNKKANRVAIKRLKAAAGYMKQNNNEAFHEAILKAFWGYLSDKLGIPVADLNRETAVAKLQDRNVAEEVIKDFEDVVDQCEFARYAPSGGSEARHDLYKKAETTMSRFEKQIKR
- a CDS encoding sterol desaturase family protein, whose product is MNILIAIAAFCFMEFVAWSNHKFVMHGFLWKWHRDHHVNDHKKNAPQTEFYKPGFEKNDYFFLVYAIPAIVVLIIGFFFNISALIALGIGISLYGLTYFAIHDVMIHQRLNIPFLTNTKNKYLKAVREAHLAHHRGKNIRDFDNYGLLIFQSRFLKK
- a CDS encoding tetratricopeptide repeat protein, with the translated sequence MKRILIFILLIAPIFVFAQETNEQLWEKANAFYTTEEYQQAVSTYEQILATGEESAKVYFNLGNAYFKTGDINNAILNYERAKVLAPNDEDIAFNLQVANQYVVTQIEELPKPFYLRWKNSVINKYPTDTWAYISISTFVLFLLLLGAFLFSKTVAVKRISFWIGIFSVLFSAFAFSHAAQQKARINNRNTAIVFCPRVTVKSSPSETGTDLFLIYEGLKLEITDQLDSWTEIKLADGNQGWLPDSCIERI